A portion of the Bacillota bacterium genome contains these proteins:
- a CDS encoding ATP-binding protein, which translates to MWEAIDVENQLNELKLPIAADALKYKLDQAAKNNSTYLEFLGSLLDEEINARRERAFKTRSQLANLPFHKTLANFDFSFQPSINERQIRELANLNFLTEATNILLLGPPGVGNYAK; encoded by the coding sequence ATGTGGGAAGCGATAGATGTAGAAAACCAACTAAATGAACTAAAATTACCAATAGCAGCAGATGCCCTTAAATACAAACTCGATCAAGCCGCTAAAAACAACTCAACATACCTGGAATTCCTGGGCAGCTTATTGGATGAAGAAATAAACGCTCGCAGAGAAAGAGCATTTAAAACAAGAAGCCAATTGGCCAACCTGCCGTTTCATAAAACCCTGGCAAACTTCGACTTCAGCTTTCAACCATCAATAAATGAACGACAGATTCGAGAACTGGCCAATCTCAATTTTCTTACTGAAGCCACCAATATCTTGCTATTGGGACCGCCGGGCGTCGGGAATTATGCAAAGTAA